In Nematostella vectensis chromosome 11, jaNemVect1.1, whole genome shotgun sequence, a genomic segment contains:
- the LOC5503276 gene encoding adhesion G-protein coupled receptor V1: MDGIAASGSDYTEIANVTITFATNKASQLMNITIGVDSSVENDETFQALLYNNNPSQVLLGTSSTTVIITNDDKAIFSFAAASYSVVEDTGYVTVTINKTGLTDVDLSVLLNTEDGTAVSPVDFTALVNGTVNFPANEPSLSVNISIIVDNKVENNETFKALISSNNPSQVAIGLTSSTDLTIQNDDMGSVSFNQTLFVVNEGDSALLVFTCSGNNEIDFNFRLSSTPGTATVADYTLANDTSLTCAPGVTTTTFSVPTVQDVMAETTESFIVSISANAGEPFNFIDRVATVSIIDTVDKVNITISASTYATNEGAGPVTVVIEKTDNAEINISARLFSSDITAISSPGSPYQDYANFSKSFIFAPNEIRKEFTISIITDEYLEFDETFKLTLVSQIPAKAMVQPNSNSVVTIRNDDAVTFELVENGVVLLSNETSVRFTVLLTGKSLIPVNFTVYTSNVPSLTPRIKRDTWSIPPSVNGTTTFNVELNVIQELAISDRFFVLLETDQAFVSVRGNKKLVVAVAKDKHATIGFSSGSYFVKEDQGYVTICLRKNGVINRDVIVKLNTADRDATSGADYVPVVNKTVTFFAILETYCFNVTINDDNITEADEKFYVELSKDPSDPDVVLNNQRTTVTITNDDQVLVALKSPYKKKAKEGDLVEFTAYVVSGDHAAPLIVNLTTNRDDTSTTSDSLDVEFPQTITIPANASSVTFVVKIKDDALVESDEIVTVTLVSGDLSRVTLHRNDTATINIDDEADRVADKNKKEKDKQDIVIRDQFLIILIVAVLIALLILIGVIILCCLIKIKGVKKYAPNP, from the exons ATGGACGGGATTGCAGCTTCTGGTAGCGACTACACTGAAATTGCTAATGTCACGATAACTTTCGCTACTAACAAGGCTTCTCAACTTATGAACATCACCATTGGAGTTGACAGCAGTGTTGAAAACGACGAAACGTTCCAAGCTTTACTCTACAACAATAACCCATCTCAAGTACTCCTTGGCACCTCATCGACGACTGTTATTATTACGAATGATGATAAAG CAATCTTCTCCTTTGCTGCTGCGTCATACTCTGTGGTTGAGGACACGGGTTATGTGACAGTAACAATCAACAAAACAGGGCTAACTGACGTTGATTTATCTGTATT ACTAAACACCGAGGACGGGACAGCTGTTTCACCAGTTGATTTCACTGCGCTCGTCAATGGCACGGTTAACTTCCCTGCAAATGAGCCTTCCTTGTCAGTTAATATCAGCATAATTGTAGACAACAAAGTTGAGAACAACGAGACGTTTAAAGCTCTTATTTCCTCCAACAATCCATCTCAAGTTGCAATTGGTTTAACCTCGTCTACAGACTTAACCATCCAGAACGATGATATGG GATCCGTGAGCTTCAACCAAACACTCTTCGTCGTCAACGAGGGTGATTCCGCACTGCTTGTATTCACTTGTAGCGGCAACAACGAGATCGACTTTAACTTTAG ACTTAGCAGTACACCAGGCACTGCAACGGTCGCAGATTACACACTCGCAAACGACACGTCCTTAACGTGTGCTCCTGGCGTCACCACTACGACCTTCAGCGTCCCTACAGTCCAAGATGTCATGGCGGAGACCACGGAGTCGTTCATTGTCAGCATCAGCGCCAATGCTGGCGAACCTTTTAACTTCATCGACCGCGTGGCAACTGTCAGCATCATAGACACCGTTGATAAAG TAAATATCACTATCAGCGCCTCAACGTACGCCACAAATGAGGGAGCAGGACCCGTCACCGTCGTAATTGAGAAAACAGACAACGCAGAGATTAATATTTCTGCCAG GCTGTTCTCAAGTGACATAACTGCCATATCGTCCCCCGGATCGCCCTATCAGGACTACGCGAACTTTTCGAAGAGTTTCATCTTTGCGCCCAATGAGATCCGCAAGGAATTCACGATCAGTATCATCACTGATGAATACCTCGAGTTTGATGAGACCTTCAAACTAACGCTGGTATCTCAAATTCCTGCCAAAGCCATGGTCCAGCCTAACTCAAACTCTGTAGTCACTATAAGGAACGACGACGCAG TTACTTTTGAGCTGGTTGAAAACGGAGTGGTACTCCTCTCAAATGAGACTTCGGTCCGTTTCACTGTGCTATTAACTGGGAAGTCGCTGATTCCTGTAAACTTCAC TGTGTACACTTCTAATGTACCGTCGCTAACCCCACGCATAAAGAGAGATACGTGGAGTATCCCGCCTTCAGTGAACGGAACTACAACTTTTAATGTGGAGCTTAACGTCATTCAAGAACTGGCGATCTCTGATAGATTCTTTGTGCTTCTTGAAACTGATCAGGCCTTCGTGTCTGTCCGGGGCAACAAAAAATTGGTTGTTGCCGTTGCAAAGGATAAACATG CTACTATTGGATTCTCGAGTGGGTCTTACTTTGTCAAAGAAGACCAGGGTTACGTTACCATCTGCCTGAGAAAAAATGGCGTTATCAATAGAGATGTCATTGTTAA GTTGAATACAGCAGACAGGGATGCTACGAGCGGAGCAGATTATGTGCCGGTCGTGAACAAAACTGTTACATTCTTTGCCATACTTGAAACCTATTGTTTCAATGTAACTATTAACGATGATAACATAACGGAAGCAGATGAGAAATTCTACGTCGAGCTAAGCAAGGATCCCAGTGATCCTGATGTTGTGCTAAACAACCAAAGAACGACAGTTACAATCACCAATGACGACCAAG TTCTTGTGGCCCTTAAGTCTCCATACAAGAAAAAGGCTAAGGAAGGAGATTTAGTAGAATTCACTGCGTATGTTGTCAGTGGTGATCACGCTGCTCCTCTCATCGTAAA CTTAACCACAAATCGAGATGATACTAGCACTACCTCTGACTCCCTTGATGTGGAATTTCCGCAAACTATTACTATCCCTGCAAATGCAAGCAGCGTGACCTTCGTGGTGAAGATCAAAGACGATGCATTGGTAGAGAGTGACGAGATTGTCACTGTCACGCTAGTCAGTGGGGATCTGTCACGCGTGACTTTGCATCGCAATGACACTGCTACTATAAATATCGATGACGAGGCCGATAGAG TTGCAGATAAgaacaagaaagaaaaagataaGCAAG ATATTGTGATAAGAGACCAGTTCCTGATAATTCTCATCGTAGCTGTTTTGATTGCTCTTCTTATATTAATTGGTGTGATCATCCTCTGTTGTTTGATCAAGATAAA AGGTGTGAAGAAATACGCGCCCAATCCctaa